The Triticum aestivum cultivar Chinese Spring chromosome 4B, IWGSC CS RefSeq v2.1, whole genome shotgun sequence sequence CTTCCGCCCCCTCCGTCTGAGCCCGACTAGGCTGTCGGATTGCTTTGCGCTGTGCGCCGTGTTGTGTGTGTTCAGAGCTTGTTGTGTTGTGCCCTCAGCTCTGACCCTCGCGACTTTTTGTGTGCCTGTGGACcttcgtgtgtgtgtgtttggacaTGTGTCGACCCCTGTGGGATGCTTGATttgggcggttgctttataatataaagcggggcgaaagcctttttcggaaATAAAAGTGTTCTATACTTAAATATCCCTCACGAAATTTGAGAAAATGTTACATATGTGTCAAAATACCCTGTAATTAAATGTTTGCAATTTTGACTGAAAAAAGTTGACATAATTACAAAGGGCGTTCCATATTTATAGAGAAAGAATCATGTTTTTTTAAGTGCGacctttaaaaaaaatcatgtttttcaACAGGAGTGTTCACGGGTTTTGAAAGATGCTCATGTAATTTAAAAAGTGTTCATGAGTTTTCGAAATGTTCGTGTAATTTGAAAAGTGTTGACGCATTTCGAATAAACATTATTACTACAACACATGTGTATttgattttgcaaaaaaattaaaacGATCTGTTTTTGCCACCCCCCAAGAAAAAAACAGATCGGTAAACTTTCAGGTGGCACTTTTGGGAACAGAAACAAATTCATGGACAAGTGGTCATACTGATTAACTAGTTACACAAGAGAAACAATCACCAAATTTGTCCAAACACGTTGTAAATGACACCTCGTACTCCATTTCGTACGCATAATGGCTACTGGTTCACGTCCTTCGGAGTTTGGATCTTCGGCTCGGAGCTCCCGGCATCTTCTTCTCCGGCCATGGGCTCCTCCTGCTGCCCTTGCTCGGTCGACGCCCCACGCACCACACGCGAGCGCAGCAGCATGGCGCGCATGGCCGGCGTCGCGTACGACATGGTCGCCTCGTTCGACGCCTCGGCCACTGGCGCCGCCGCCATATATCCCCCGCCGCTCGACCCCACTCTTCTGATCATCCTCCTCACTCCAGTCCGCGCCCTCATCAACGTCTGCTGCTCCTCCGGCTCCAGCATCTGCCTGGAGGTGGCGCGCTGCTGCTGGTGCGCGCTCATGCCGGCCAGCATGTACGCCCGCCCCGACCTCATGTAGCTCTGCCGGTTCGACACAAGCCCGCGCATCTCCTGCAGCTCGGCCCCCAGCGCCATGATCATGGGGTCGCCGTCCCCTGCCGCCTCCGACTGCTCCAGCGCCCGCTGACGGTTCTCGAGGATCTCCACCGCCTCCTGGTGCTCTCCCCGCTccgccgctgccctcgccgccGCGATGTCTTCTGCCGCCTCCACCCGGACGCGCTCCCGCTCCACCTCCACTGAGCGCTCCGACGTGTCCGGCGCGTGCTCTGGCCTCGCCACCACCGTGTCCTCGGCCGTCACGCTCACCTCCGCGCCGGTCGCCGCGTTTCTGTAGCTGAAGGCCACTTTCACCAGAGCAGTGGTGTCGCTGTCTGTCGCCTCGGTTCTTGGCACGGCCAGGAACAGCAAGAAACGCCTCTCCTCGTCGGCGTAGAGTTCCCCGACTCGAACAGACGCGGCCCGGCCGTCCTCGTCGACGCGGCTCTCGTAGCGGCCGGACTTGATGGACACGACACGGACCCCGGGGTGCACGCACGAGACGGCGATGCGCGCCTCCTGGACCACGACGGAGAGCAGCCCGCCGATGCACTGCGCGAACGCGTCCTGGATCACCGCCTCGTTCTCGATGAACGAGAACGTGCCGCCTGTCGCCTCGGCGATGACGTGCATCGCGGCGGCGTCGTGGTCGTTGCCGAAGCCGAAAGTGTGGATCGGCGCTGACCAGTCGCCGTCGGCGCCCGTGCGCGCGAAGGAGGGCGGGACGAGCTCCTCGTAGTTACTGGCCTGGACGCCGGACGGCCCTCGGCGCCTCATCATGGTATAGGTGTCCTGTCCGTCGGAGAGGAGCACGACGCTGGAGACGGCGTTCCTGTGCCGGCGCTCGTCGAGCACCTTGGCGGCCGTGCGGAGCCCCTCGGCGATGTTGGTGCCGCCGCGCGCCGCAAGGGACTCCACGGCGCTCACGGCCAGGGCCTTCCCGGCGTCCGACATGCGCGTGAGCCTGGTCAGCCGGCGCGCCTCGGAGGAGAAGGACACGACGGAGAGGCGGTCGTCGGGGCCGAGGTTGTCGATGACGAACCGCATGGCCTGCTTCAGCAGCGCCAGCTTGTGGCCGCTCATGCTGCCGCTGACGTCGAGCACGGTCACGAGGTCCAGCGGCGCGCGCGGGGGCGGCTTGTCGCTGCCGGCCGCCACGGCGTCGGCCATCCCGGGAGCCTTGACGTGCACGAGCACGGCGAAGTTGTCGCTGGACGAGTCCCGGGCGACGACCGCGTACTCGGCGTGCGTGTTGACGACCACTGCCCCGTTCGATGTAGCTGGCGGTGTATCGTCAGCTGGCGGCCTGGAGGCCGGCTCCACCTGCTCGTCGTCGTCGAAGACGACCGTAGGCTCGGGCggtggctgctgctgctgcacgacatGCACGTTCGGCGGCGGCTGGTGATGCTGCATGATATgcccgcgcggcggcggcggcgcctgcgCGGGGAACGGAGGCATCCCGCCGTGCATGAGAGGAGGCGATGATATCGGCTCGTTCGGAGGCTGCACGGCGTGCATGGGAACGGGACGACCCAGCCTAGGCAGCGTAGGCGGCTGCGGCACCGGCGCGGTGGGTCGCAGTAACGGCAGCTCTCGCCAGCGCGCGTTGCAGAGCGGGCAGACGAGGTGGCCGTGCGCGACGCTGGCGGAGATGCAGTTGAAGTGGAAGGTGTGGGAGCACTCCGCCGTGAAGGTGGCCTGCCCGCCGCCGGCGGCCATGCCGCCGAGGCAGATGGCGCAAGGATTCTCCTACGCACAAACAAATGGAAACGTCATCAGCCGCTGATTGAGATGAACCGATGAACACAAAAAGTTGCAATCTTCATAATTTTGCCATCTGTATCTAGATTAAAATCTAAACGACGAACCGAGTTTATTTACACATATCAATTGGCTATCCGTAGCAAAATTAAACGGAGAAACGATTCATTTGATTACCTGGTCAGTGCCTTCCATCTGTGCAACTGCAACCGCAGGCTGCTGAGAAAATTGGTACGAACAAGTTAGCAGGGCAGCGGCGACATAAAACGAGGCAGATGCTTCGTCGGGAAGGACTAACACTGTTAATTTCCGGCGTGGAGGTCACGTTCGTGGTGCTTGACCCCGACCCAAACGCCTAAATAATGTGAACTTCGCGGAAGAAATATGGTCATTCAGTACGTCGTCTCCTTTGGCTGTAAGCCATTGACGACCTCACCGCGTTAGACAAAGTGGAGAACGACAGGGACGGTCGATGAAACTGAGGTTATCATTCCCATTGTTTTTGGTGAAGGCATTATCCGGAACTGGAATTTACACGACATGTTCGCGGAAATGACTTTGTGCTAACACACAACGAGCAAACGAAATGTAAATTCCCAGCTTAATCTCCTAATTGATTCCTTCTCTAGAGCTTCTGGGCTCAAAAGCAAATTATGACAAATCAAACCTGATTCCtgtgcatgtactccctccgtttttttagtctacacaaaagtcaaactttgtaaaatttgactaGCATTATAAGAAAAGAT is a genomic window containing:
- the LOC123093752 gene encoding E3 ubiquitin-protein ligase WAV3, coding for MEGTDQENPCAICLGGMAAGGGQATFTAECSHTFHFNCISASVAHGHLVCPLCNARWRELPLLRPTAPVPQPPTLPRLGRPVPMHAVQPPNEPISSPPLMHGGMPPFPAQAPPPPRGHIMQHHQPPPNVHVVQQQQPPPEPTVVFDDDEQVEPASRPPADDTPPATSNGAVVVNTHAEYAVVARDSSSDNFAVLVHVKAPGMADAVAAGSDKPPPRAPLDLVTVLDVSGSMSGHKLALLKQAMRFVIDNLGPDDRLSVVSFSSEARRLTRLTRMSDAGKALAVSAVESLAARGGTNIAEGLRTAAKVLDERRHRNAVSSVVLLSDGQDTYTMMRRRGPSGVQASNYEELVPPSFARTGADGDWSAPIHTFGFGNDHDAAAMHVIAEATGGTFSFIENEAVIQDAFAQCIGGLLSVVVQEARIAVSCVHPGVRVVSIKSGRYESRVDEDGRAASVRVGELYADEERRFLLFLAVPRTEATDSDTTALVKVAFSYRNAATGAEVSVTAEDTVVARPEHAPDTSERSVEVERERVRVEAAEDIAAARAAAERGEHQEAVEILENRQRALEQSEAAGDGDPMIMALGAELQEMRGLVSNRQSYMRSGRAYMLAGMSAHQQQRATSRQMLEPEEQQTLMRARTGVRRMIRRVGSSGGGYMAAAPVAEASNEATMSYATPAMRAMLLRSRVVRGASTEQGQQEEPMAGEEDAGSSEPKIQTPKDVNQ